A stretch of the Terriglobia bacterium genome encodes the following:
- a CDS encoding glycosyltransferase family 39 protein yields the protein MRELLRKNSRFFLLLTPAALLFRLYFALYIPCLSAGDTYTYANIARTLLNYHVYGMSGDNGSYYATLIRLPGYPYFLALMFRFFGQDNWRAVMILHAFIDTATCFVIAAIARRIINERAAKIAFVLAAFCPFTANYAGTVLTETLTIFCTSLAFLFAIIAFDEKRLGPMVGCGAALAYGILLRPDTGWLLGSIGLFMLLRMWVIPGERKFLFRAGVVVLAVSLVPLVPWTIRNWRVFHVFQPLVNPAALDPGETEPAGLDRWMSTWIVDYSSLEDVAFHVTGEAIPFENIPERAFADAQEKAEVQQLIARYNEHYEVPPDVDAAFGRIADRHIREHPIQYRVIIPLLKVADIWLRPRTEMLPIDTHWWRFSVDPHDSSWAVALMLLNFAFVAAAIMGMLRGPQMRYIGMFLMYMLVRTLLLGYMGEVEDRYTLECFPCLFILGARYLAGWGQQSALSTEHSVDEEIAKPLAIGN from the coding sequence ATGCGCGAGTTACTGCGGAAAAATTCGCGATTCTTCCTGCTCCTGACACCGGCGGCCCTGCTGTTTCGGCTGTATTTTGCCCTTTACATCCCGTGCCTTTCCGCCGGCGATACCTACACCTACGCGAATATTGCCCGGACGCTGCTCAATTATCACGTCTACGGAATGTCCGGCGACAACGGCAGCTATTACGCGACTTTGATACGTCTCCCGGGGTATCCGTACTTTCTGGCGCTGATGTTTCGGTTCTTCGGGCAGGATAACTGGCGCGCGGTGATGATTCTGCACGCATTCATCGATACGGCGACCTGCTTCGTCATCGCCGCGATCGCCCGCAGAATCATCAACGAGCGAGCGGCGAAGATCGCGTTTGTACTGGCGGCCTTCTGCCCGTTTACCGCGAACTACGCGGGAACAGTTCTGACAGAGACGCTGACGATCTTCTGCACCAGCCTGGCGTTCTTGTTCGCGATCATCGCGTTCGACGAAAAGCGATTGGGGCCCATGGTGGGCTGCGGCGCGGCGCTCGCATACGGCATCCTGCTGCGGCCAGATACGGGCTGGCTGCTGGGATCGATCGGGCTATTCATGCTGCTGCGCATGTGGGTGATCCCCGGTGAGAGGAAATTCCTTTTCCGCGCGGGCGTGGTGGTACTGGCCGTGTCACTGGTACCGCTAGTGCCGTGGACGATTCGCAATTGGCGCGTGTTCCACGTATTCCAGCCACTGGTGAATCCGGCGGCATTGGATCCGGGCGAAACGGAACCGGCAGGGCTGGATCGCTGGATGAGTACGTGGATCGTGGACTACTCCAGCCTGGAGGATGTGGCGTTCCACGTCACAGGCGAGGCGATACCATTCGAGAATATTCCCGAGCGGGCGTTTGCGGATGCGCAAGAGAAGGCTGAAGTCCAACAACTGATCGCGCGCTACAACGAGCATTACGAAGTTCCACCCGATGTGGACGCCGCGTTCGGGCGCATCGCCGACCGGCATATTCGTGAACACCCGATTCAGTATCGCGTCATCATCCCGCTGCTGAAGGTGGCAGACATCTGGCTGCGTCCGCGCACCGAGATGCTGCCCATCGACACTCACTGGTGGCGCTTCTCCGTCGATCCCCACGACTCTTCCTGGGCGGTCGCGCTCATGCTACTGAATTTTGCGTTCGTGGCCGCAGCGATAATGGGAATGCTGCGCGGACCGCAGATGCGGTATATCGGAATGTTCCTCATGTACATGCTCGTTCGAACCTTGCTGCTGGGTTACATGGGAGAAGTGGAAGATCGGTACACGCTGGAGTGCTTCCCGTGTTTGTTCATTCTGGGAGCACGTTATTTGGCGGGATGGGGACAGCAATCAGCACTCAGCACTGAGCATTCGGTCGATGAAGAAATCGCGAAGCCATTAGCTATAGGCAATTAA
- a CDS encoding glycosyltransferase, with protein sequence MSKPVFFDPEGKRRKRIRRILDVLGVLFTLLAVFFVVTVVSDSDIGQILFPVQKKSYHALLQKERKHPKKIGTHRKTKIAPSQVVLNKDEGIRGAFYVTWDAASFSSLREYIHQIDLLYPEWLHVLTPDGRLQAVTELNQLYNVIDKNGRPRVVDDKLMPYLKAEKAETEVFPMVNNFDPVASVWKENIGSFLSDPGARARFRRQLTTFLASDKYRGLTLDFEAFPLSAQPGYRALIQELASDLHARGMKLYVAVPANNEDFDYSFMSKYADGLILMNYDQHYPGYPGGVPGPIAGQDWFINNLKAALKVIPQDKIICAIGNYGYDWIVHKDQKPFDGNAHNVSVQDAWLEAHDSEADIDFDPDQLNPHFSYLDEDNTKHEVWYLDAVTALNEMRAARHLGITTFALWRLGSEDRALWQIWDKPMDPNAVDKLRVMPPGQDVDLEGAGEVLQIEAQPSEGSRELDVDKDTGYVTDQRITELPLPYRLGEYGGSDKKKVAITFDDGPDPQWTPRILDILKKEHATATFFIIGSEAQNNMRLLRRIYDEGNEIGNHTFLHPDISDVSKTYMKVELNLTERLFAGVLGIKTRLFRPPYSIDQEPDTEDQVRPLELTQSLGYLTIGDKIDPNDWHDNPRQSAEQVTASVMSQLGNGNIILLHDGGGDRSQTVRALPMIIEGLRARGYEIVPVSELLGKTREQVMPTVKGADRFWAQIDLVGFLLGNFLNTLIVAVFFVGDILMTGRLVGVGALAIFDRFRRRGQGKARDAAGYEPDVAVLIPAYNEEKVIERTIRAVLDSDYTRLRAIVIDDGSTDRTYEVVNDSFAPEIAAGRVTLLTQPNGGKARALNCGLQHVTEEIFVGIDADTVIAPDAIGYLVPNFIDPKLGALAGNAKVGNKINLWTRWQALEYITSQNFERRALNTFSAVSVVPGAIGAWRTEAVRECGGYHVDTVAEDADLTMALLQAGYKVEYEDRAIAYTEAPHNARGLMRQRFRWSFGILQAVYKHRRATVREGALGWIAIPNIIIFQILLPIVSPFIDIMFAYGALKYWIWDRHFHPDTADPASFQKLVIYFALFMIIDFIASTIAFSLERRRRGHGHDWWLLGQVWLQRFAYRQLFSVVLMKTIKRAMEGESFAWDKLERRATVKAQPAVPVGAGRND encoded by the coding sequence ATGTCCAAACCAGTTTTCTTCGATCCAGAGGGCAAACGCAGAAAGCGTATTCGCCGCATTCTCGACGTCCTCGGCGTCTTGTTCACGCTGCTCGCAGTCTTCTTCGTCGTAACCGTCGTCTCCGACTCGGACATAGGGCAAATTCTTTTTCCGGTGCAAAAAAAGTCCTACCACGCGCTGCTGCAGAAAGAGCGGAAACACCCGAAGAAAATCGGCACGCACCGCAAGACCAAAATCGCCCCCTCGCAAGTCGTCCTCAACAAGGACGAAGGCATCCGGGGGGCATTTTATGTCACCTGGGACGCGGCCAGTTTCTCTTCCCTGCGGGAATATATCCACCAGATCGACCTGCTCTATCCCGAGTGGCTTCACGTACTGACACCTGACGGGCGTCTGCAGGCCGTCACCGAGTTGAACCAGCTCTACAACGTCATTGACAAGAATGGCCGACCGCGCGTTGTTGATGACAAGCTAATGCCATATCTCAAGGCCGAGAAGGCCGAGACCGAAGTTTTCCCCATGGTGAACAACTTCGACCCGGTCGCCAGCGTCTGGAAGGAAAACATCGGCTCATTCCTGAGCGACCCGGGGGCGCGCGCCCGTTTCCGCCGGCAACTCACGACATTTCTTGCCAGCGACAAGTATCGCGGCCTCACGCTCGACTTTGAGGCGTTCCCGCTGTCCGCGCAACCCGGCTATCGCGCGCTCATCCAGGAACTCGCGTCCGACCTTCACGCCAGGGGCATGAAACTGTATGTCGCGGTCCCGGCCAACAATGAGGACTTCGACTACTCCTTCATGTCGAAGTATGCCGACGGATTGATCCTGATGAACTACGACCAGCACTATCCCGGATACCCCGGTGGCGTGCCCGGTCCGATTGCCGGTCAGGACTGGTTCATCAACAACCTGAAGGCGGCACTGAAGGTCATCCCGCAGGACAAGATCATTTGCGCTATCGGCAACTACGGTTACGACTGGATCGTCCACAAAGACCAGAAGCCGTTTGACGGGAACGCGCACAACGTTTCCGTGCAGGACGCGTGGCTCGAGGCACACGACTCCGAAGCCGACATCGACTTCGACCCTGACCAGTTGAACCCGCACTTCTCATATCTCGACGAGGACAATACCAAGCACGAGGTCTGGTATCTCGACGCGGTCACCGCACTAAATGAGATGCGCGCCGCACGCCACCTTGGAATCACGACGTTCGCGCTTTGGCGGCTTGGATCCGAAGACCGTGCGCTCTGGCAGATATGGGATAAGCCGATGGATCCGAACGCCGTCGATAAGCTCCGCGTAATGCCACCGGGACAGGATGTCGACCTCGAAGGAGCCGGCGAAGTGCTCCAGATCGAGGCGCAACCATCAGAGGGTAGTCGCGAACTCGACGTAGACAAAGATACCGGCTACGTCACCGACCAGCGCATAACGGAACTTCCGCTGCCCTACCGTCTCGGCGAATACGGCGGCTCCGATAAGAAGAAGGTTGCGATCACCTTCGACGACGGCCCCGATCCACAATGGACTCCGAGGATTCTGGACATACTGAAGAAGGAGCACGCGACAGCGACCTTCTTCATTATCGGCTCTGAGGCTCAGAACAATATGCGCCTGCTTCGTCGCATTTACGACGAAGGCAACGAGATCGGCAACCATACCTTCCTGCATCCGGACATCAGCGACGTCTCGAAAACATACATGAAGGTCGAGTTGAACCTTACCGAGCGCCTCTTCGCCGGCGTGCTTGGCATCAAGACGCGGTTGTTCCGGCCGCCATATTCCATCGACCAGGAGCCTGATACCGAAGACCAGGTTCGTCCGCTCGAACTCACACAGTCGCTCGGATATCTCACGATTGGCGACAAGATCGACCCCAACGACTGGCACGATAATCCGCGGCAGAGCGCCGAGCAGGTCACCGCATCGGTCATGTCGCAGTTGGGTAATGGCAACATCATCCTGCTGCACGATGGCGGTGGAGACCGCTCGCAAACGGTCCGTGCCCTCCCCATGATCATCGAGGGTCTGCGCGCCCGCGGCTACGAAATCGTTCCCGTCTCCGAACTGCTCGGCAAAACTCGCGAACAGGTGATGCCGACCGTAAAGGGTGCTGACCGCTTCTGGGCGCAAATCGACCTCGTTGGATTTCTGCTGGGCAATTTCCTGAACACGCTCATTGTCGCCGTGTTCTTTGTCGGCGATATTCTCATGACCGGGCGGCTCGTCGGTGTAGGCGCGCTGGCCATCTTCGATCGCTTCCGCCGTCGCGGCCAGGGTAAGGCCAGGGATGCGGCAGGCTATGAACCGGATGTCGCGGTTCTCATCCCGGCCTACAACGAAGAAAAAGTAATCGAGCGCACGATACGCGCCGTGCTGGATTCCGATTACACGCGGCTGCGAGCCATTGTCATTGACGACGGGTCCACCGATCGCACGTACGAGGTTGTGAACGACTCGTTCGCTCCGGAAATTGCAGCCGGCCGGGTGACGCTCCTCACACAACCAAACGGCGGCAAGGCGCGCGCTCTCAACTGCGGCCTTCAACACGTGACGGAGGAAATTTTCGTCGGGATCGACGCCGACACCGTCATCGCGCCGGATGCAATCGGTTACCTCGTTCCAAACTTTATCGACCCGAAACTCGGCGCACTGGCCGGCAACGCCAAGGTCGGCAACAAGATCAATCTCTGGACACGCTGGCAGGCGCTGGAGTACATCACAAGCCAGAACTTCGAGCGGCGCGCCCTGAACACTTTCTCTGCCGTGAGCGTCGTGCCCGGCGCAATCGGCGCGTGGCGAACCGAAGCCGTGCGCGAATGTGGCGGGTATCACGTCGATACCGTCGCCGAAGATGCCGATCTCACGATGGCGCTGTTACAGGCCGGATACAAGGTCGAATACGAAGACCGCGCGATTGCATACACCGAAGCCCCGCACAACGCGCGCGGCTTAATGCGGCAGCGCTTCCGCTGGTCCTTCGGAATCCTGCAGGCCGTCTATAAGCATCGGCGGGCAACAGTGCGCGAAGGCGCGCTCGGCTGGATCGCCATCCCTAACATCATCATCTTCCAGATCCTGCTGCCGATCGTTTCGCCATTCATCGACATCATGTTCGCCTACGGCGCGCTCAAGTACTGGATCTGGGACCGCCACTTCCATCCCGACACCGCCGACCCGGCAAGTTTCCAGAAGCTGGTAATTTACTTCGCGCTGTTCATGATCATCGACTTCATCGCCTCGACAATCGCTTTCAGCCTTGAGCGTCGCCGCCGCGGCCATGGACATGACTGGTGGCTCCTCGGACAGGTTTGGCTGCAGCGCTTCGCCTACCGCCAGTTGTTCTCGGTAGTCCTGATGAAGACCATCAAGCGCGCTATGGAGGGCGAAAGCTTCGCCTGGGACAAACTCGAACGCCGCGCCACCGTGAAGGCCCAACCCGCGGTACCGGTCGGCGCGGGACGAAATGATTAG
- a CDS encoding VTT domain-containing protein, with amino-acid sequence MLELVAFLLKHGYTLLFAWVFGEQIGLPIPASPVLLAAGALAGTQRMYFSVVLAVSLVAALSSDLIWYGIGKRKGASVLRLLCRISLEPDSCVRRTESLYEKYGEKSLLFAKFVPGLNTAASPVAGMFQMPLGRFLLFDTAGVLLWSGSFIGMGWLFSNQLENVAFYFRRLGFWLVLLLGMTLAAYILQKYEDRRRFLKSLAKDRITVDQLKGMLDRGHPVTIIDLRHALDALPDPRTLPGALRMEPSELRARQMEIPRDRGVVLYCT; translated from the coding sequence GTGCTCGAACTAGTCGCCTTTCTACTGAAACACGGCTACACGCTGCTTTTCGCCTGGGTCTTCGGCGAACAGATCGGGCTGCCCATCCCCGCATCACCCGTCCTGCTCGCGGCCGGAGCCCTCGCCGGAACGCAGCGGATGTACTTTTCGGTCGTGCTGGCCGTCAGTCTCGTCGCGGCGCTCAGTTCGGACCTGATCTGGTACGGAATCGGCAAACGAAAAGGCGCGAGCGTGTTGCGTTTGCTGTGCCGCATCTCACTTGAGCCCGATTCATGCGTGCGTCGCACCGAGAGCCTTTACGAGAAGTATGGCGAAAAGTCCCTGCTGTTCGCGAAGTTCGTTCCCGGCCTGAACACCGCTGCGTCACCGGTTGCCGGAATGTTCCAAATGCCACTCGGCCGCTTCCTGCTGTTCGACACGGCCGGCGTTCTTCTCTGGTCAGGGAGTTTCATTGGAATGGGTTGGCTTTTCAGCAATCAACTTGAGAACGTCGCATTCTACTTTCGACGGCTCGGATTCTGGCTGGTGCTGCTGCTTGGGATGACTCTGGCTGCTTACATCTTGCAGAAGTATGAGGACCGGCGCCGCTTCCTGAAGTCGCTTGCGAAAGACCGCATCACCGTCGACCAACTGAAAGGAATGCTCGATCGCGGTCACCCGGTCACGATTATCGATCTCCGCCACGCCCTCGATGCCCTGCCCGACCCCCGTACCCTGCCCGGCGCACTGCGAATGGAACCGAGCGAACTCCGCGCGCGCCAAATGGAAATACCCCGCGACCGCGGCGTCGTACTCTATTGCACTTGA
- a CDS encoding outer-membrane lipoprotein carrier protein LolA, translating to MKRKIITALFLTILCTVAVAQANPQLESVLNSMDRAASDMKTVQTDFVWDQYTAVVKEHDFQDGTMYFRRNGNNVEMAATITKPEIKHILFTNGVVQIYEPKIEQVTKYNAGKNRDTFESFLVLGFGGRGHDLEKSFDVKYGGPETVSGVATQKLVLTPKSEKIRDMFQTITLWIDPARGISVQQKFESSSGDYRLATYKNIKIKGKLPDDIFKLHTTGKTRVVTPQG from the coding sequence ATGAAACGCAAGATCATAACTGCTCTCTTTCTTACAATCCTTTGCACCGTCGCCGTCGCCCAAGCGAATCCACAACTTGAGAGCGTTCTCAATTCCATGGATCGCGCCGCCTCGGACATGAAGACGGTCCAGACCGACTTCGTGTGGGACCAGTACACGGCTGTCGTCAAGGAACACGATTTCCAGGACGGCACGATGTACTTCCGCCGCAACGGCAACAATGTGGAGATGGCAGCAACCATCACGAAACCCGAGATCAAGCACATTCTGTTCACAAACGGCGTGGTGCAGATCTACGAGCCGAAGATCGAGCAGGTGACGAAATACAATGCAGGAAAGAATCGCGATACGTTCGAGAGCTTCCTCGTCCTGGGCTTCGGCGGCCGCGGCCACGACCTGGAGAAATCGTTCGACGTGAAGTACGGCGGACCTGAAACGGTGAGTGGGGTTGCGACCCAGAAGCTTGTGCTTACGCCGAAATCGGAAAAGATTCGCGATATGTTTCAGACGATCACTCTCTGGATCGACCCGGCGCGCGGCATCAGCGTGCAGCAGAAGTTCGAATCTTCAAGCGGTGATTACCGGCTCGCCACGTATAAGAACATCAAAATCAAAGGGAAGCTGCCGGATGACATCTTCAAACTCCACACAACCGGCAAAACCAGGGTGGTGACGCCGCAGGGCTAG